From one Nonomuraea polychroma genomic stretch:
- a CDS encoding aldehyde dehydrogenase family protein yields MTIDTTWPNGLPIGDDWVETGQTSDVIFPYDGSVVATAPLGTPAHAARAVDEALAVASAMAALPSHARRAALMKAHDALAADRDAFERLLVMETGKPLVDCKVEVARTLVTLATAAEEVARLHGETVPLDLLPSGEGLIGFWTRRPIGVVVGITGFNYPLLLAAHKIAPAVAAGCPVIVKPAPATPLATLWLVHLLRSTGALPAAAVQLVTGDVEVGRRLVEDRRIGAVSFTGSAAAGHAIARNAAPTRVLLELGSNAALIVAADADLEAAADAVVRGGYYASGQACISVQRVLVEEPVREEFLSLLADRVKTVAVGDPRLPETRVAPLIDQAATDRVLEWIAASGAEAITGGRRDGRAIAPTVLAGVPDGAAAWDEEIFGPVVCVRAVPDLEAAFAAVNASRYGLHAAVFTRSLATAFAAIERIEAGGVVVNDVPGFRADNMPYGGVKDSGIGREGPRFAIEELTVTRMAIIRP; encoded by the coding sequence ATGACCATCGACACCACCTGGCCCAACGGCCTGCCCATCGGCGACGACTGGGTGGAAACCGGCCAGACCTCAGACGTGATCTTCCCGTACGACGGCTCCGTCGTGGCCACGGCCCCCCTCGGCACCCCCGCCCACGCCGCCCGAGCCGTCGACGAGGCCCTGGCCGTCGCCTCCGCCATGGCCGCGCTGCCCTCGCACGCCCGCCGCGCCGCCCTCATGAAGGCCCACGACGCCCTCGCCGCCGACCGTGACGCGTTCGAGCGCCTGCTCGTCATGGAGACCGGCAAACCATTGGTGGACTGCAAGGTCGAGGTGGCCAGGACGCTCGTCACGCTCGCCACCGCCGCCGAGGAGGTGGCAAGGCTGCACGGTGAGACCGTGCCGCTCGACCTCCTGCCGTCCGGAGAGGGCCTGATCGGCTTCTGGACACGCCGCCCCATCGGCGTCGTCGTCGGCATCACCGGCTTCAACTATCCGCTGCTCCTCGCCGCCCACAAGATCGCGCCCGCCGTGGCGGCCGGCTGCCCCGTGATCGTCAAGCCCGCCCCGGCCACTCCGCTGGCCACGCTCTGGCTGGTCCATCTCCTCCGCTCGACCGGCGCCCTGCCCGCCGCGGCCGTACAGCTCGTCACCGGCGACGTCGAGGTCGGCCGCAGGCTCGTCGAGGACCGGCGGATCGGCGCGGTCTCGTTCACCGGCTCGGCCGCCGCCGGACACGCCATCGCCCGCAACGCCGCCCCCACCAGAGTCCTGCTGGAGCTCGGCTCGAACGCCGCGCTCATCGTGGCGGCCGACGCCGACCTGGAGGCCGCCGCCGACGCGGTCGTACGCGGCGGCTACTACGCCTCCGGCCAGGCGTGCATCTCGGTGCAGCGGGTCCTGGTGGAGGAGCCGGTACGCGAGGAGTTCCTGTCCCTGCTGGCCGACCGCGTCAAGACGGTCGCGGTGGGCGACCCGCGGCTGCCCGAGACCCGGGTGGCGCCGCTCATCGACCAGGCCGCGACGGACCGCGTGCTGGAGTGGATCGCCGCCTCCGGGGCCGAGGCGATCACGGGCGGGCGCCGCGACGGCCGGGCCATCGCGCCGACCGTGCTCGCCGGCGTCCCCGACGGGGCCGCCGCCTGGGACGAGGAGATCTTCGGCCCCGTGGTGTGCGTGCGCGCGGTGCCCGATCTGGAGGCCGCGTTCGCGGCGGTCAACGCGTCGCGGTACGGCCTGCACGCGGCGGTCTTCACCAGGTCGCTGGCCACGGCGTTCGCGGCGATCGAGCGCATCGAGGCCGGGGGAGTGGTGGTCAACGACGTGCCGGGATTCCGGGCGGACAACATGCCGTACGGCGGCGTCAAGGACTCGGGCATCGGCCGCGAAGGCCCCCGCTTCGCCATCGAGGAGCTGACGGTCACCAGAATGGCGATCATCCGTCCCTGA
- a CDS encoding CsbD family protein produces MARKDKARGKAEEVKGTAKERVGDVTDNESLQARGKAEKAKANLRQAKEKAKDAFKK; encoded by the coding sequence ATGGCTCGGAAGGACAAGGCCCGGGGGAAGGCCGAAGAGGTCAAAGGCACGGCCAAGGAGCGTGTCGGTGACGTCACCGACAACGAGTCTCTGCAGGCCAGGGGCAAGGCAGAGAAGGCCAAAGCCAACCTGAGGCAAGCGAAGGAGAAGGCGAAGGACGCCTTCAAGAAGTAG
- the gvpJ gene encoding gas vesicle protein GvpJ, with the protein MTVQPARGGVAGGPSPSGLADVIDTILDKGLVIDAYVRVSLIGIEILTVDARVVVAGVDTYLRFAEAVNRLDLAETKEPGLPEMVQSAKQEKVADKSKNVAHGVLEAAGDKLRDVAGGGGTDKRQKARRREGEER; encoded by the coding sequence ATGACTGTCCAACCCGCGAGGGGAGGAGTGGCCGGAGGGCCGTCTCCGTCCGGTCTGGCGGACGTCATCGACACGATCCTGGACAAGGGGCTCGTCATCGACGCGTACGTCAGGGTCTCGCTCATCGGCATCGAGATCCTGACCGTCGATGCGCGCGTCGTCGTCGCCGGCGTGGACACCTACCTGCGCTTCGCCGAAGCCGTGAACCGGCTGGATCTGGCCGAGACGAAGGAGCCAGGGCTGCCCGAGATGGTGCAGAGCGCGAAGCAGGAGAAGGTCGCCGACAAGAGCAAGAACGTCGCTCATGGCGTGCTGGAGGCGGCCGGCGACAAACTGCGCGACGTCGCCGGCGGCGGGGGCACGGACAAACGCCAGAAGGCACGACGGCGAGAGGGAGAGGAGCGCTGA
- a CDS encoding GvpL/GvpF family gas vesicle protein, with the protein MSVATEPGIGVYVYGMVPKDAAVTEDARGVGEKPGEIMVIQHGEIAALVSEIPLDRPLGTPDDLLRHQGLLDATAAEAPVLPLRFGAVVTSAEAVVEDLLEPHHDELHAALKELEGRAQYVVKGRYVEQTVLREVMEELPEVARLRDEIRARGEEAARDLRIRLGELVGDAIAAKREADTRALLEAAAPVSVLSAEREPSHEQDAVHVALLVEKDRQAELEQTVADFAGRWAGRVEFRLLGPLAAYDFVVSGKDGAQWE; encoded by the coding sequence ATGAGTGTCGCCACTGAACCAGGCATCGGCGTGTACGTCTACGGCATGGTCCCCAAGGACGCCGCGGTGACCGAGGACGCTCGCGGTGTGGGCGAGAAGCCGGGAGAGATCATGGTCATACAGCACGGCGAGATCGCCGCCCTGGTGAGCGAGATCCCCCTCGATCGCCCCCTCGGCACGCCCGACGACCTCCTCAGGCACCAGGGACTGCTGGACGCCACGGCGGCCGAGGCCCCCGTGCTGCCGCTCCGCTTCGGCGCGGTCGTGACGAGCGCGGAAGCGGTCGTGGAGGACCTGCTGGAACCTCATCACGACGAGCTCCACGCCGCGCTGAAGGAGCTGGAGGGACGGGCCCAGTACGTCGTCAAGGGCCGTTACGTCGAGCAGACGGTGCTGCGCGAGGTGATGGAGGAGCTTCCCGAGGTCGCGCGACTCCGCGACGAGATCCGCGCCCGCGGTGAGGAAGCGGCCCGCGACCTGCGGATCCGGCTCGGCGAACTGGTCGGCGACGCGATCGCGGCCAAGCGCGAGGCCGACACCCGCGCGCTGCTGGAGGCCGCCGCCCCGGTGAGCGTGCTGTCCGCCGAACGGGAGCCGTCGCACGAGCAGGACGCCGTCCACGTGGCGCTCCTCGTGGAGAAGGACCGGCAGGCCGAGCTCGAACAGACCGTGGCGGACTTCGCCGGGCGGTGGGCGGGACGGGTGGAGTTCCGCCTGCTGGGGCCCCTGGCGGCGTACGACTTCGTGGTGTCAGGGAAGGACGGTGCCCAGTGGGAGTGA
- a CDS encoding gas vesicle protein GvpG has translation MGVISLLFGWPLAPVKGVIRLGELIQEQVERETRDPVRIRHRLEEIERLKADGAISEEDAAREMELISQEMTGGPGPAADGQERG, from the coding sequence GTGGGAGTGATCAGCCTCCTCTTCGGGTGGCCGCTCGCTCCCGTCAAGGGCGTGATCCGGCTGGGAGAGCTGATCCAGGAGCAGGTCGAGCGGGAGACACGAGATCCCGTCAGGATCCGGCACCGGCTGGAGGAGATCGAGCGGCTCAAAGCCGACGGCGCGATATCGGAGGAGGACGCGGCCCGCGAGATGGAACTCATCTCCCAGGAGATGACCGGCGGACCCGGTCCGGCGGCTGACGGACAGGAAAGGGGATGA
- the gvpO gene encoding gas vesicle protein GvpO, with protein MPARRDAPKDTEHADGATGRRPSRALPAAAAGEAGLRHITDLTAKEVEGATRVQPVEDGWVVEVEVVEDHRIPSSGDILALYEAELDGEGNLLSYQRKRRYRRGNSTNL; from the coding sequence GTGCCTGCCAGGCGTGATGCGCCCAAGGACACAGAGCACGCCGACGGCGCGACCGGCAGGCGGCCTTCCCGCGCCCTGCCGGCGGCGGCCGCCGGAGAGGCCGGGCTGCGGCACATCACCGACCTCACCGCCAAGGAAGTGGAAGGCGCCACGCGCGTGCAGCCGGTCGAGGACGGCTGGGTGGTCGAAGTGGAGGTGGTGGAGGACCACCGCATCCCCTCATCCGGCGACATCCTGGCGCTCTACGAGGCGGAGCTGGACGGCGAGGGAAATCTGCTCTCCTACCAGAGAAAGCGGCGCTACAGGCGCGGCAACAGCACCAACCTGTAA
- a CDS encoding gas vesicle protein — MTESSPMVRQPHSPAGREPANLGDILERVLDRGIVIAGDIRVNLLDIELLTIKLRLIVASVDTAKEMGINWWERDPWLTGKNQELLEENRSLRNRLAVAERSRPALPEEEGTRERSREGEEPDG, encoded by the coding sequence ATGACTGAATCGAGCCCGATGGTGCGCCAGCCCCATTCCCCCGCGGGCCGGGAGCCGGCGAACCTCGGCGACATTCTGGAACGGGTCCTCGACAGGGGGATCGTGATCGCGGGAGACATCCGCGTGAACCTCCTGGACATCGAATTGCTCACCATCAAACTGCGGTTGATCGTCGCGTCCGTCGACACGGCCAAGGAGATGGGCATCAACTGGTGGGAACGCGACCCATGGCTCACCGGAAAGAACCAGGAACTACTGGAGGAGAACCGCAGCCTCCGCAACCGGCTCGCCGTCGCGGAAAGATCGCGTCCGGCGCTGCCGGAGGAGGAGGGCACCAGGGAGCGGTCCCGCGAAGGGGAGGAGCCCGATGGATGA
- a CDS encoding GvpL/GvpF family gas vesicle protein, which translates to MDDMGTYLYAVALEQDSAPLEDMTGIVGGPVRTISQAGLTAYVSAVPLTQFGEEPVRQSLEDLDWLGETARAHHRVVEAVAAKAPTAPVRLVTVYRDEAQIRDLLEQRHDAFVEVLSRLAGRREWGVKVYAVPPVASPAEEPAGDAAPSSPGTAYLKKRQASLRTREESWRQAAARAERIHDVLASAAVASHRHRAQDPQLSGRDERMVLNGAYLVDEARAREFGQVVEGLRGEGIDVELTGPWAPYSFTTPVEPVESEARDDTP; encoded by the coding sequence ATGGATGACATGGGGACCTACCTCTACGCGGTCGCGCTCGAACAGGACTCCGCACCGCTGGAGGACATGACGGGGATCGTCGGCGGCCCCGTGCGGACCATCTCCCAGGCCGGTCTCACAGCGTATGTGAGCGCCGTTCCGTTGACGCAGTTCGGCGAGGAGCCGGTGCGGCAGTCGCTGGAAGACCTGGACTGGCTCGGCGAGACCGCCCGCGCTCACCACCGGGTGGTGGAGGCGGTGGCGGCGAAGGCGCCGACCGCGCCGGTGCGTCTGGTCACCGTCTATCGCGACGAAGCGCAGATCCGAGACCTCCTGGAGCAGCGGCATGACGCCTTCGTGGAGGTGCTGTCCCGGCTCGCCGGTCGCCGGGAATGGGGGGTGAAGGTGTACGCCGTCCCGCCCGTGGCGTCCCCGGCCGAGGAGCCGGCCGGGGACGCCGCCCCGAGCAGCCCGGGAACGGCGTACCTCAAAAAACGTCAGGCCAGTCTGCGCACCCGCGAGGAATCGTGGCGGCAGGCGGCCGCGCGGGCCGAGCGGATCCACGACGTGCTGGCTTCCGCCGCCGTGGCGAGCCACCGCCACCGAGCCCAGGACCCGCAGCTCTCGGGGCGCGACGAGAGGATGGTCCTCAACGGCGCGTATCTGGTCGACGAGGCACGCGCCCGGGAGTTCGGCCAGGTCGTCGAAGGGCTCCGCGGAGAGGGGATCGACGTGGAGCTGACCGGCCCCTGGGCGCCCTACTCCTTCACGACGCCCGTCGAGCCGGTGGAGAGCGAGGCGCGAGATGACACACCCTGA
- a CDS encoding gas vesicle protein: MTHPEPRGAVPAGEGGLPSERVALVDLLDRLLAGGVVVSGDLVLSIADIDLVRISLRALITSVRESDTIVGGRRHD; the protein is encoded by the coding sequence ATGACACACCCTGAGCCGCGCGGCGCCGTGCCCGCGGGCGAAGGCGGCCTGCCGTCCGAGCGGGTGGCGCTCGTGGACCTCCTGGACCGGCTGCTCGCGGGCGGGGTGGTCGTCAGCGGGGACCTCGTGCTCTCGATCGCGGACATCGATCTCGTCCGCATCTCCTTGCGCGCGCTGATCACATCCGTGCGGGAGTCCGACACGATCGTAGGTGGGCGCCGCCATGACTGA
- a CDS encoding gas vesicle protein K has translation MTDLQRAGNARPAKDPPSRRLRIEADRDAVERDLSRLVLTLVELIRQLVERQSIRRMEQGDLSDEQVEVLGLTLMRLEEAMTELCERFDLTPDDLNIDLGPLGPLLPRS, from the coding sequence ATGACTGACCTCCAGCGCGCCGGCAACGCCCGCCCTGCGAAGGACCCGCCCTCCAGGCGTCTTCGTATCGAGGCCGACCGCGATGCGGTGGAGCGGGACCTGTCGCGCCTCGTCCTGACGCTGGTCGAGCTCATCCGGCAACTCGTGGAGCGCCAGAGCATCCGACGGATGGAGCAGGGTGACCTGTCGGACGAGCAGGTGGAGGTGCTGGGCCTGACGTTGATGCGCCTGGAGGAGGCCATGACGGAGCTGTGTGAGCGGTTCGACCTGACGCCGGACGACCTCAACATCGACCTGGGCCCCCTCGGCCCGCTCCTTCCCCGCTCCTGA
- a CDS encoding DUF4142 domain-containing protein, whose amino-acid sequence MSTARKLAPATLAAVLALTIAPAAQAQTTATAAPSAVDQAGWVLHASAQDKAYLRQAHRGHLAEIAAGRAALRESRDRGVRAIAWRLIRDHRRLDARLRSVADRLDVRIPDAPSAEQRAALRAVTARSGHRFDRAWLRLQADAHYRSLRLAQVELRLGHSEWVKDLARDSAPVIRHHLRMIRAEQ is encoded by the coding sequence ATGAGTACAGCACGGAAATTAGCACCCGCGACCCTCGCGGCCGTGCTGGCGTTGACCATCGCCCCGGCGGCGCAGGCCCAGACCACGGCGACCGCCGCTCCCAGCGCGGTCGATCAGGCCGGTTGGGTGCTGCATGCCTCTGCCCAGGACAAGGCGTATCTGAGGCAGGCGCACAGGGGTCACCTCGCCGAGATCGCGGCCGGCCGGGCCGCGTTGCGCGAGTCCCGCGACAGGGGCGTGCGCGCGATCGCCTGGCGGCTGATCCGTGATCACCGCCGGCTGGACGCGAGGCTGCGCTCGGTCGCTGACCGGCTGGACGTCCGCATCCCGGACGCCCCGAGCGCCGAGCAGCGGGCCGCCCTGCGCGCAGTGACCGCCAGGTCGGGTCATCGCTTCGACCGGGCCTGGCTGCGGCTGCAGGCCGACGCCCACTACCGGTCGCTCCGGCTGGCTCAGGTGGAGCTTCGCCTGGGTCATTCGGAGTGGGTGAAGGATCTGGCGCGTGACAGCGCGCCGGTGATCCGGCACCACCTGCGAATGATCCGCGCCGAACAATAA
- a CDS encoding SDR family NAD(P)-dependent oxidoreductase, with protein MGYDALFRLDGRRAVVIGSGSGIGREAALAMAAHGASVVCADRDLAAAEETAAGCGGTARLLDVLDAEAVGRAAAEEPADVLVFTAATNVRKRLLDYSGEEFDRVVGLNLRASFDVIRAFGAGMVERGRGSIIGFASIRASVTEPGQSVYSATKAGLVQLLRTAAAEFGPHGVRVNAIAPGVVETPLTRQIKDHPDWYAAYAAKSALGRWASAEEMAGAVVYLASDAATFVTGSVLYVDGGWTAVDGRFDPPN; from the coding sequence ATGGGATATGACGCGCTGTTCCGCCTGGACGGGCGGCGAGCCGTGGTGATCGGGTCTGGGAGCGGGATCGGCAGGGAGGCGGCGCTGGCCATGGCGGCCCACGGAGCTTCCGTGGTGTGCGCCGACCGGGACCTGGCCGCGGCGGAGGAGACCGCCGCCGGGTGCGGGGGCACCGCACGGCTGCTCGACGTGCTCGACGCCGAGGCCGTGGGCCGGGCCGCCGCAGAGGAGCCGGCCGACGTGCTGGTCTTCACCGCCGCCACGAACGTCCGCAAGCGGCTGCTCGACTACTCCGGCGAGGAGTTCGACCGCGTGGTGGGGCTGAACCTGCGGGCGTCGTTCGACGTGATACGGGCGTTCGGCGCGGGCATGGTGGAACGGGGACGCGGGTCGATCATCGGGTTCGCGTCGATCCGGGCGAGCGTCACCGAGCCGGGGCAGAGCGTCTACTCGGCCACGAAGGCCGGCCTCGTGCAGTTGCTGCGGACGGCCGCCGCCGAGTTCGGGCCGCACGGGGTGCGGGTGAACGCCATCGCACCCGGCGTGGTCGAGACCCCGCTGACCCGCCAGATCAAGGACCACCCCGACTGGTACGCCGCGTACGCCGCCAAGAGCGCGCTCGGGCGCTGGGCGTCGGCGGAGGAGATGGCCGGAGCGGTCGTCTACCTGGCGAGCGACGCCGCCACCTTCGTCACAGGATCGGTGTTGTACGTGGACGGCGGCTGGACCGCCGTGGACGGCCGTTTCGATCCGCCGAATTGA
- a CDS encoding class I SAM-dependent methyltransferase, translated as MSVAAATMVAMQSIAAYWDAAADSFDEEADHGLRDPGVRAAWADRLAAWLPESRADVLDLGCGTGSLSLLLAEGGRRIVGVDLAPRMVARARAKLAGTGAVVLVGDAARPPVGERRFDVVLARHLLWTIPEPEAALTRWAALLRPGGRLVLVEGRWSTSSGSGEGSRRDAGMPWDGGVSAAELVAAVRLTVADLSDLRVDVLADPALWGKEIDDERYAVVAVT; from the coding sequence ATGTCGGTGGCCGCCGCCACGATGGTCGCCATGCAGAGCATCGCCGCTTATTGGGACGCCGCCGCCGACTCCTTCGACGAGGAGGCCGACCACGGGTTGCGCGACCCCGGAGTCAGAGCGGCCTGGGCCGATCGACTCGCCGCCTGGCTGCCCGAGAGCCGGGCCGACGTGCTGGACCTGGGGTGCGGGACGGGGTCGTTGTCGTTGCTGCTGGCCGAGGGCGGGCGTCGCATCGTGGGGGTGGATCTGGCGCCCCGGATGGTGGCCCGGGCGCGGGCGAAGCTGGCGGGCACGGGCGCGGTCGTGCTGGTCGGGGATGCCGCGCGGCCACCCGTGGGGGAGCGGCGCTTCGACGTGGTGCTGGCCCGGCACCTGCTGTGGACCATCCCCGAGCCGGAGGCCGCGCTGACGCGCTGGGCGGCGCTGCTGCGACCCGGAGGACGGCTGGTCCTCGTGGAGGGACGCTGGAGCACCTCGAGCGGGAGTGGCGAGGGCTCGCGGCGGGACGCGGGCATGCCGTGGGACGGCGGGGTGAGTGCGGCCGAGCTGGTGGCGGCGGTGCGGCTGACCGTCGCGGACCTCTCGGACCTGCGCGTGGACGTGCTCGCCGACCCGGCGCTGTGGGGCAAGGAGATCGATGACGAACGTTACGCGGTGGTCGCGGTGACATAG
- a CDS encoding GNAT family N-acetyltransferase, with protein sequence MDVYLETDRLILRRFTESDVDDLFHLHNDPDVMRYLNGGKPTPRTMIVEETLPRFIASGYWAAIEKPSGAFLGWFHMRAPEDRPADEPELGYRLHKWTWGKGYATEGSLALIDKAFGESGARRVWAQTMTVNLGSRRVMEKCGLTYVRTFFLDWPEAIDGTEQGEVEYELLRADWEARHRT encoded by the coding sequence GTGGACGTTTACCTGGAGACCGACCGGCTGATTCTTCGCCGCTTCACCGAGTCCGACGTCGACGACCTCTTCCACTTGCACAACGATCCCGACGTCATGCGCTACCTCAACGGCGGCAAGCCGACGCCGCGCACGATGATCGTCGAGGAGACGCTGCCCAGGTTCATCGCCTCCGGGTACTGGGCGGCGATCGAGAAGCCTTCCGGGGCGTTCCTCGGCTGGTTCCACATGCGGGCGCCCGAGGACAGGCCTGCCGACGAGCCGGAGCTCGGCTACCGGCTGCACAAGTGGACCTGGGGGAAGGGATACGCGACGGAGGGGTCGCTGGCGCTGATCGACAAGGCGTTCGGCGAGTCCGGCGCGCGTCGCGTGTGGGCCCAGACGATGACGGTGAACCTGGGGTCGCGGCGCGTCATGGAGAAGTGCGGGCTGACCTACGTCCGCACGTTCTTCCTGGACTGGCCCGAGGCCATCGACGGCACCGAGCAGGGCGAGGTGGAATACGAGCTGCTGCGGGCCGACTGGGAGGCCCGGCACCGCACCTGA
- a CDS encoding zinc-binding dehydrogenase, which produces MPVRALQPLPGPVDPELGALVEPGGNALRAVRAAAVAHGERLLVIGPGTIGLLAAMIAAAQGVEVHLLGVTGRSLAFARSLGFTHTWTTPPEVGFDAVIDASTGPGSPALALDVVEPGRTVVFIGLSAEPSLADTRRLVLKDVTAVGVLSASGGLAGTIDLYASGQVDPRPLVAATVPLEEAASVLAGKRQPGWGDAPKILVDPRLG; this is translated from the coding sequence GTGCCCGTCCGGGCGCTCCAACCGCTGCCCGGCCCGGTCGATCCGGAGCTCGGCGCCCTGGTGGAGCCGGGCGGGAACGCGCTGAGGGCAGTCCGCGCCGCCGCAGTGGCCCACGGTGAGCGGCTGCTGGTCATCGGGCCGGGCACGATCGGGCTGTTGGCCGCCATGATCGCGGCGGCGCAGGGGGTCGAGGTGCACCTGCTCGGGGTGACCGGGCGGTCGCTGGCGTTCGCCCGCTCGCTCGGCTTCACCCACACCTGGACGACGCCGCCGGAAGTGGGATTCGACGCCGTGATCGACGCCTCGACGGGGCCCGGCTCACCGGCGCTCGCGCTCGACGTCGTGGAGCCGGGCCGCACCGTCGTCTTCATCGGCCTGTCCGCCGAGCCCAGCTTGGCCGACACGCGCCGTCTGGTGCTCAAGGACGTGACGGCGGTGGGCGTGCTCAGCGCCTCCGGCGGCCTCGCGGGGACCATCGACCTGTACGCCTCCGGTCAGGTCGATCCGCGTCCCCTGGTCGCCGCCACCGTCCCGTTGGAGGAGGCCGCCTCGGTCCTCGCGGGAAAACGGCAGCCCGGCTGGGGCGACGCCCCGAAGATCCTCGTCGACCCCCGCCTCGGCTGA
- a CDS encoding alcohol dehydrogenase catalytic domain-containing protein has protein sequence MRAFVITGPGRAEVQEVEPPTPGPGEVVVEVERAGVCGTDMEFFSGAMAYLRTGEARYPVRIGHEWAGTVREAGDGVDPAWAGRRATGDTMLGCGDCARCAAGRQHLCAERHEIGIRNGWPGALANGYPCPSGRSNRCPARSIRSSAPWWSRAGTR, from the coding sequence ATGCGCGCCTTCGTCATCACAGGTCCAGGACGTGCGGAGGTCCAGGAGGTCGAGCCGCCCACGCCGGGTCCCGGTGAGGTGGTGGTCGAGGTCGAGCGGGCCGGGGTGTGCGGCACCGACATGGAGTTCTTCTCGGGCGCGATGGCGTACCTGCGGACCGGCGAGGCCCGCTACCCGGTGCGGATCGGGCACGAGTGGGCCGGCACCGTGCGGGAGGCCGGCGACGGCGTGGATCCCGCCTGGGCCGGGCGGAGGGCGACCGGCGACACCATGCTGGGATGCGGCGACTGCGCACGATGCGCGGCCGGCCGGCAGCACCTGTGCGCGGAAAGGCACGAGATCGGCATCCGCAACGGCTGGCCTGGCGCGCTCGCGAACGGCTACCCGTGCCCGTCCGGGCGCTCCAACCGCTGCCCGGCCCGGTCGATCCGGAGCTCGGCGCCCTGGTGGAGCCGGGCGGGAACGCGCTGA
- a CDS encoding VOC family protein, producing the protein MKIHLSSVFVDDQEQALRFYTDVLGFTVKHDIPMGEHRWLTVVSPDDVDGTELVLEPSSHPAVPPFKEALVTDGIPMTSFAVSDVHKEYERLKGLGVRFTQEPTAMGPVTTAVFDDTCGNLIQIAAQG; encoded by the coding sequence ATGAAGATCCACCTGTCCAGCGTGTTCGTGGACGATCAGGAACAGGCCCTGCGGTTCTACACCGACGTTCTGGGCTTCACGGTCAAGCACGACATTCCGATGGGTGAGCACCGCTGGCTGACCGTCGTGTCACCGGACGACGTGGACGGCACCGAGCTCGTCCTCGAGCCCTCCAGCCACCCCGCCGTGCCGCCCTTCAAGGAGGCGCTGGTGACGGACGGCATCCCGATGACCTCGTTCGCGGTGTCCGACGTGCATAAGGAGTACGAGCGGCTGAAGGGCCTCGGCGTGCGCTTCACGCAGGAGCCGACCGCCATGGGCCCGGTCACCACGGCCGTCTTCGACGACACCTGCGGCAACCTCATCCAGATCGCCGCCCAGGGATAG
- a CDS encoding ArsR/SmtB family transcription factor, translating into MADVFKALVDPTRRKILDELTEKDGQTLFEICARLAMKYQLASSRQAISQHLDVLEAAGLVETRREGRYKFHFINTAPLEPIVDRWLRRASKEPE; encoded by the coding sequence GTGGCCGACGTGTTCAAGGCCTTGGTCGACCCCACGCGACGCAAGATCCTCGACGAGCTGACCGAGAAGGACGGGCAGACTCTGTTCGAGATCTGCGCGCGACTGGCGATGAAATACCAGCTCGCCTCCTCCCGGCAGGCCATCTCCCAGCACCTCGACGTGCTGGAAGCCGCCGGCCTGGTGGAGACGCGCCGGGAAGGCCGCTACAAATTCCACTTCATCAACACAGCGCCGCTCGAACCCATCGTCGACCGATGGCTCAGGCGCGCCTCGAAGGAGCCCGAATGA